One Pyrofollis japonicus DNA window includes the following coding sequences:
- a CDS encoding 30S ribosomal protein S30e, producing MPSHGSLTKAGKVRKQTPKIPAKPRKNPAPRVRNRREYKRLLEKIQQGQIQLPR from the coding sequence ATGCCAAGCCACGGCTCATTGACAAAGGCTGGCAAGGTTAGAAAACAAACACCAAAGATACCTGCGAAACCCCGAAAGAACCCCGCTCCTCGCGTTAGGAATAGGAGAGAGTACAAAAGACTCCTAGAGAAGATCCAGCAAGGCCAAATACAGCTACCAAGGTAA
- the gatD gene encoding Glu-tRNA(Gln) amidotransferase subunit GatD, which produces MSLEGYSGVAEKLLKQAGAHIGDYIRIVRSDGKEFKGILMPRYSIKPRPIIVIKLDNGYNIGVKVDDNTVIEVVKTREAILEEARQGAPATIPLLEEAPKPEKRPLVTILGTGGTIASRIEYETGAVKPAFSAKDILEAVPEVGFIADIEAEVIMNVLSENMGPEHWERIVSAVAKRIESGAEGIVIAHGTDTMSYTAAALAFALRGLPVPVALVGAQRSSDRPSSDAAFNLISAVLVAAKAPFAEVTVVMHGTPSDTYALAHRGTKVRKMHTSRRDAFQSINAKPLARIYPFEKRIELVGKPLRRRGEENLKVENGFEKKVALVKYYPGMSSEIIDFLIDKGYKGIVVEGTGLGHVGDQLVESLQRAYENEIVVVMTSQTLFGRINMNVYSTGRKLLAAGVVPGEDMLPETAFVKLSWILAHTSSFEEARRLVRENLAGEIEYRHTLDLFPRWPH; this is translated from the coding sequence GTGTCTCTTGAAGGTTATTCGGGGGTTGCGGAAAAACTCCTAAAGCAAGCCGGGGCGCACATAGGCGATTACATCCGGATTGTGCGCAGCGATGGAAAGGAATTTAAAGGAATATTGATGCCGAGATACTCTATTAAGCCCAGGCCGATAATAGTGATAAAGCTTGACAATGGCTACAACATAGGCGTAAAAGTTGACGATAACACAGTAATTGAGGTCGTGAAAACAAGGGAGGCAATTCTTGAAGAAGCCAGACAGGGTGCCCCTGCCACAATACCACTTCTCGAGGAAGCGCCAAAGCCGGAGAAGAGACCCCTAGTAACCATCCTTGGAACAGGTGGTACAATAGCTAGCAGAATAGAGTACGAGACGGGAGCTGTTAAGCCTGCATTTTCGGCTAAGGATATTCTGGAGGCCGTACCAGAGGTAGGTTTCATCGCTGACATAGAAGCAGAGGTTATTATGAATGTTCTCAGCGAGAACATGGGGCCTGAACACTGGGAAAGAATTGTGAGTGCTGTTGCCAAGAGAATCGAAAGTGGAGCCGAGGGAATTGTAATAGCTCATGGCACAGACACAATGTCATATACCGCTGCAGCACTAGCGTTCGCGCTTCGAGGATTGCCGGTTCCTGTAGCTCTAGTAGGTGCACAGAGAAGCAGCGATAGGCCTAGCAGTGATGCAGCCTTCAACTTAATTTCTGCTGTACTGGTTGCAGCAAAGGCACCCTTTGCAGAAGTAACAGTTGTAATGCACGGAACTCCAAGCGACACGTATGCGCTAGCTCATAGAGGTACAAAGGTACGTAAGATGCACACGAGCCGCAGAGACGCATTTCAGTCAATAAATGCAAAACCGCTGGCAAGAATATATCCATTCGAGAAGCGCATAGAGTTAGTAGGTAAACCACTGCGTAGAAGAGGCGAAGAAAATCTCAAAGTAGAAAACGGGTTTGAGAAGAAAGTTGCACTCGTAAAGTACTATCCGGGAATGAGTTCCGAGATAATAGACTTTCTCATAGACAAGGGGTACAAAGGCATAGTCGTTGAGGGGACGGGGCTGGGGCATGTAGGTGACCAACTGGTTGAGAGCTTACAAAGAGCTTATGAGAACGAAATAGTAGTCGTCATGACGTCCCAAACTCTCTTCGGGAGGATAAACATGAACGTCTATTCTACTGGTCGTAAACTCCTAGCAGCAGGCGTAGTCCCAGGCGAAGACATGTTGCCGGAAACAGCCTTTGTAAAACTTTCATGGATACTTGCACATACATCCTCTTTTGAAGAAGCTAGGAGACTTGTAAGAGAGAACCTCGCGGGTGAAATTGAGTATAGGCATACCCTTGACCTCTTCCCAAGGTGGCCGCATTGA